One region of Bdellovibrio bacteriovorus genomic DNA includes:
- a CDS encoding GNAT family N-acetyltransferase has protein sequence MEYLETPRLILRLWKPEDIDPFHALCSDPEVMEYFPSTLSKEETIAFIERLKANQKKDGYSFMACERKDTGEFVGFVGLSYFTHPTHFSPCVEVGWRLAKKHWGHGFAPEASRAVVDYAFQSLKVSEVVAMTAVENWKSRRVMEKIGMTYNSADDFDHPKVADGHPLKRHVLYRIKPS, from the coding sequence GCCTTTGGAAGCCTGAAGACATAGACCCTTTCCACGCTCTTTGCTCGGATCCCGAAGTCATGGAGTACTTTCCTTCAACACTCAGCAAAGAAGAAACCATCGCTTTCATTGAAAGACTCAAAGCAAACCAAAAGAAAGACGGCTATAGCTTTATGGCCTGCGAACGCAAAGACACAGGCGAGTTTGTCGGGTTTGTTGGACTATCTTATTTCACTCATCCCACTCATTTCAGTCCTTGCGTGGAAGTGGGATGGCGTTTAGCTAAGAAGCATTGGGGACACGGTTTTGCTCCTGAAGCATCCCGTGCCGTAGTCGATTATGCTTTTCAAAGTTTAAAGGTATCAGAGGTCGTTGCAATGACGGCTGTTGAAAACTGGAAGTCTCGACGAGTGATGGAAAAAATCGGGATGACCTACAATTCGGCAGATGATTTTGATCATCCAAAAGTTGCCGATGGCCATCCCTTAAAACGTCACGTTTTGTATCGAATTAAACCGTCTTAG